From Zavarzinella sp., one genomic window encodes:
- a CDS encoding AAA family ATPase: MTSTTIAPENLTLQDLQAEAEELRHRINLFRTSLGRFLINKQPIIDLMVVAAVAQEPLLLVGPPGTAKSDIVLKFKDALNLDDSDYFEYMLTRFTEPSEIIGAIDISKLRDGAYIRRKEGKLPTAKLAFLDEIFKSNSAILNILLTIINEKKFYQDGMPEPVPLRILFAATNEIPEQGELAALKDRFVLKILSSSVSDEYFTELIDAGLQNEAYKNLNQKPWKENHCTLDDFLKANRYLTLLFARRLGNAGGDQQTDRNLFFPDDVFREFQRLVKTLVREDHIFISDRKLVKLYKLFRVRAWLFSGGTVSRDDLRLLAYLGETIGEIEHLQEKVPTLLGDN; the protein is encoded by the coding sequence ATGACAAGCACCACGATCGCACCAGAAAATCTGACCTTACAGGATCTCCAGGCTGAAGCAGAAGAATTGCGGCACCGAATTAATCTGTTCCGCACATCCCTGGGCCGGTTTCTCATCAACAAACAGCCAATTATTGACCTGATGGTCGTGGCGGCAGTAGCCCAGGAACCCCTGCTTCTGGTGGGACCGCCCGGTACAGCCAAATCCGATATTGTCCTGAAATTCAAAGATGCCCTGAATCTGGACGATTCCGACTACTTCGAATACATGTTGACGCGGTTTACTGAGCCTTCGGAGATTATTGGCGCCATCGACATCTCCAAACTTCGCGATGGTGCGTACATTCGCCGTAAAGAAGGAAAGTTACCCACTGCGAAGCTGGCCTTTCTGGATGAAATCTTCAAGTCGAACAGTGCTATTCTGAATATTTTATTAACAATTATTAATGAGAAAAAGTTCTACCAGGATGGGATGCCGGAACCAGTCCCTTTGCGGATTCTGTTCGCTGCCACCAACGAAATCCCGGAACAAGGTGAATTAGCCGCACTGAAAGACCGTTTTGTGCTGAAAATTCTCAGTAGTTCGGTTTCGGATGAATATTTTACCGAACTGATTGATGCAGGCTTGCAGAACGAAGCATACAAAAACCTGAACCAGAAACCGTGGAAAGAAAACCACTGTACTCTGGACGATTTTTTGAAGGCAAACCGATACCTTACCCTACTCTTCGCACGTCGACTTGGCAACGCAGGTGGGGACCAGCAGACAGATCGGAATCTGTTTTTTCCAGATGATGTGTTCCGCGAGTTTCAACGGCTCGTCAAAACTTTGGTGCGTGAAGACCACATTTTTATCAGCGATCGTAAGCTGGTGAAACTCTACAAGCTATTCCGTGTGCGTGCGTGGCTCTTTTCTGGTGGAACTGTCTCGCGAGATGATCTTCGCCTGCTGGCCTACCTGGGGGAGACAATTGGTGAAATTGAGCATCTCCAGGAAAAAGTCCCCACCCTGCTGGGCGATAATTAA
- a CDS encoding UvrD-helicase domain-containing protein, protein MNSLEAARQRAEQLHVDAVAARHNPRNPYEFIRAQVEKLLIEVERVPKGDIRLYGGRALYDPDALLILHEETGDAFLNAFLIAHELGHIDLGGQSEPMAIMDTDPLRAAEAVPISVERVVDYSRRQRREVQMDLFAREFLLPRPWLRKLHISEGMTASEIATFTSAPFAVVAQQLLDALLLPRVENVAKEATPERPLAPDQAPAASHEGSPYLLEAGPGTGKTQTLVGRIEHLLSRGVDPEKILILTFSNKAASELTERIGNKYPEAAAKIWAGTFHGFGLDIIRRFHDRLKLPVSPRLLDRSDAIELLEREYPKLNLTHFKNLWDPSDTLGKILSAISRANDEVVDAAEYRSCAEKMYAAATTAEEREVAEKCREVATAFAAYERLKTESGCVDFGDLVALPVRLCESHPDIKQHLAATYEHILVDEYQDVNRASVRLLKAIAGDGKNLWVVGDAKQSIYRFRGASAYNMGRFGNEDFPGAKRGRLTINYRSHEEVISAYLKFAEEITSVRGANIGLTANRGACGRLPEYRAVVRSDDEVAAVAEAIEELRKEGYSYRDQAILSSGNDRLGRFAEGLERLGIPVLYLGSLFERDEIKELLSVLLLVVDRRAMGLVRVAAADRWAVPLGDVASLLWHLKDQDCLPLAWVEALDGVPGISAEGREGLRRIAALAAGFSINANPWDVLASVLLDRSRVAAEFAGSSAVNARTQAIAIWQLMSFIRTQPPGKGLPIMRLLERIRRMVLHGDEKDLRQLPTSAQGIDAVRLMTMHGSKGLEFGVVHIPGMVNGSLPRSPRSDLARSIIPPDGLIEGVSGKSLDVLLTSISEEHECLFFVALSRARTDCCFTLLLRNRTAAIGLDPLSWIVWGVASPQATSLRKRGSHPVTSALPYR, encoded by the coding sequence ATGAACTCCCTTGAAGCAGCTAGGCAGCGAGCGGAGCAGCTACATGTCGATGCTGTCGCGGCCAGGCACAACCCGAGAAATCCTTATGAATTTATTCGGGCCCAGGTCGAAAAACTGCTGATCGAGGTCGAACGCGTTCCCAAGGGGGATATTCGACTTTACGGTGGTCGGGCGTTGTACGACCCAGATGCCCTATTGATCCTCCATGAGGAAACAGGCGATGCTTTTCTCAATGCTTTTCTCATTGCACACGAGCTTGGTCACATTGATCTCGGCGGGCAATCGGAACCGATGGCCATTATGGATACGGATCCGCTTCGGGCTGCGGAGGCAGTGCCGATTAGTGTGGAACGGGTCGTCGACTACAGCCGTCGCCAGCGGCGCGAAGTGCAGATGGACCTGTTTGCCAGAGAGTTTCTCTTGCCTCGCCCCTGGCTGCGTAAACTCCATATCTCGGAAGGGATGACCGCATCCGAGATTGCAACCTTTACGTCAGCACCTTTTGCTGTGGTCGCCCAGCAACTTCTCGATGCCCTGTTATTGCCACGTGTTGAAAACGTTGCCAAGGAAGCGACTCCCGAAAGACCCCTTGCTCCCGACCAAGCCCCAGCCGCTTCCCATGAAGGAAGCCCCTACTTACTTGAAGCCGGACCGGGCACTGGCAAAACCCAAACTTTGGTGGGACGAATCGAGCACCTGCTTTCTCGAGGTGTAGATCCTGAAAAAATTCTGATTCTGACCTTTTCGAATAAAGCGGCAAGCGAACTAACTGAGCGAATCGGCAACAAATATCCCGAGGCTGCAGCCAAGATTTGGGCTGGAACTTTTCACGGTTTTGGACTCGACATCATTCGCCGTTTTCATGACCGATTAAAACTGCCCGTCAGTCCGCGCCTTCTCGACCGATCCGATGCCATCGAACTTTTAGAGCGCGAATACCCCAAACTAAACCTAACTCATTTCAAAAACCTTTGGGACCCGTCCGATACCCTGGGCAAAATTCTGTCTGCGATTTCGCGGGCGAACGATGAGGTCGTGGACGCAGCTGAATACCGTTCTTGTGCTGAGAAGATGTACGCGGCAGCCACGACCGCCGAGGAACGAGAAGTCGCCGAAAAATGCCGGGAAGTGGCAACCGCTTTTGCGGCTTACGAGCGACTCAAGACGGAAAGTGGCTGCGTCGATTTCGGTGATTTGGTCGCACTTCCGGTACGGCTCTGTGAATCGCACCCTGACATCAAACAGCACTTGGCTGCAACTTACGAACACATCCTGGTGGATGAGTACCAGGACGTGAACCGGGCCAGTGTGCGGTTGCTCAAGGCCATTGCCGGTGATGGTAAGAATCTCTGGGTGGTTGGCGATGCCAAGCAGTCGATCTACCGTTTCCGGGGAGCCTCCGCTTACAACATGGGACGCTTCGGGAATGAGGACTTTCCCGGCGCGAAACGGGGTCGCTTAACGATCAACTACCGGAGCCATGAGGAAGTCATTTCCGCTTATCTCAAGTTCGCCGAGGAAATCACAAGCGTTCGGGGAGCGAACATCGGTTTGACGGCAAATCGGGGGGCTTGTGGTCGTCTTCCGGAATACCGTGCCGTTGTGCGATCGGATGACGAAGTTGCCGCTGTTGCGGAAGCCATCGAAGAGCTTCGCAAAGAAGGCTACTCGTATCGAGATCAAGCAATTTTGAGTTCAGGGAATGACCGTCTTGGGCGCTTCGCCGAAGGATTAGAGCGACTGGGCATCCCCGTGCTTTACTTAGGGAGCTTGTTCGAGCGGGACGAGATCAAGGAATTGCTTTCGGTCTTGTTACTCGTCGTTGACCGTCGAGCAATGGGCCTTGTGAGAGTTGCTGCCGCAGACCGATGGGCCGTTCCGCTTGGGGATGTGGCGAGCCTCCTGTGGCATCTCAAGGACCAGGATTGTCTGCCTCTCGCTTGGGTCGAAGCACTTGATGGTGTGCCAGGCATAAGTGCAGAAGGCAGGGAAGGACTTCGCAGGATCGCTGCACTCGCCGCAGGCTTTAGTATCAACGCGAATCCTTGGGACGTTTTGGCCTCAGTGCTCCTTGACCGTTCGCGGGTTGCTGCTGAATTCGCAGGGTCTTCGGCCGTCAACGCACGGACACAAGCTATCGCCATCTGGCAGTTGATGAGTTTCATCCGCACCCAGCCACCGGGAAAGGGCCTGCCAATTATGCGCTTGCTCGAACGGATTCGGCGAATGGTCCTCCACGGCGATGAAAAGGATTTGCGACAACTTCCAACTTCGGCCCAAGGAATCGACGCTGTGCGTCTGATGACCATGCATGGAAGCAAGGGTCTAGAGTTCGGCGTCGTCCATATTCCAGGTATGGTGAATGGGAGTCTTCCTCGTTCGCCAAGAAGCGATCTGGCAAGAAGCATTATCCCGCCCGATGGACTGATCGAAGGGGTAAGCGGCAAGAGCCTTGATGTGCTGTTGACCTCGATAAGCGAAGAACATGAATGTCTGTTCTTTGTCGCTCTCTCCCGCGCAAGGACCGATTGCTGCTTTACTCTCCTACTCAGAAATCGAACGGCAGCAATTGGCCTCGATCCACTTTCCTGGATCGTCTGGGGAGTTGCATCACCTCAAGCAACATCTCTCCGAAAACGCGGCTCCCACCCAGTGACATCAGCCTTACCGTATCGCTGA
- a CDS encoding DUF1501 domain-containing protein — MPKPISTGCNDFRQKHFQRREILKVGALGLGGLTLPNLLRAEAESGVSKSHKAVIMIYMVGAPPHQDMYDLKMDAPAEIRGEFKPVNTPVSGIQVCEYLPKIASIMDKCIPIRSVYGSPNGSHDSFICYTGRSFTKQPPGGWPSIGSTISKVLGPVNGDVSPFFGLAPNAGHPPYGSPGHPGFLGVAHAAFRPSGPVRNDMELTELNAAQLGNRKQLLSQFDTMRRNLDNSGTLDGMDALHQQAMDILTSSKMADALDISKESPMVRELYGKGDAKNFGDGAPRNLEHFLMARRLVEAGARVVTLNFGRWDFHSDNFKGCKNTHFPYFDQGIHALITDLHQRGLDKDVAVVAWGEFGRTPRINKDAGRDHWPQVGGALIAGGGFKTGQVIGSTDRDGAAIRTRPVHFGEVHATLYHHFGIDPRKVTINDYTGRPQYLVDDWQPLKEIL, encoded by the coding sequence ATGCCGAAGCCAATTTCCACTGGCTGCAATGATTTTCGACAAAAGCACTTTCAACGTCGGGAAATTCTGAAAGTTGGAGCACTCGGACTTGGTGGGCTGACGCTGCCGAATCTGTTACGTGCGGAAGCCGAATCCGGTGTCAGTAAATCTCATAAAGCGGTGATCATGATTTACATGGTGGGGGCACCACCGCATCAGGATATGTACGACCTGAAGATGGATGCACCTGCAGAAATCCGTGGAGAGTTCAAACCAGTAAACACGCCAGTTTCCGGCATTCAGGTGTGCGAATATTTACCAAAAATCGCTTCGATTATGGATAAATGTATCCCAATTCGTTCGGTTTATGGGTCGCCCAACGGCTCTCATGATTCTTTCATATGTTACACAGGCCGTTCGTTTACCAAGCAACCTCCTGGGGGCTGGCCTTCGATCGGTTCCACGATTTCCAAGGTGCTTGGGCCGGTGAATGGGGATGTTTCGCCGTTTTTTGGTTTGGCACCCAATGCCGGGCACCCGCCATATGGTTCGCCTGGCCATCCGGGCTTTCTGGGTGTGGCCCATGCTGCTTTCAGGCCCTCTGGCCCCGTGCGGAACGATATGGAATTAACCGAACTGAACGCTGCCCAGCTTGGTAACCGGAAACAGTTGCTGTCTCAGTTCGATACGATGCGACGAAACCTGGACAATTCGGGTACGTTGGATGGTATGGATGCTCTGCACCAACAGGCGATGGACATTCTGACTTCCAGCAAAATGGCAGATGCGTTGGATATTTCGAAAGAATCTCCCATGGTGCGGGAATTGTACGGCAAAGGGGACGCAAAAAACTTTGGCGATGGTGCCCCTCGGAACCTGGAGCATTTTTTGATGGCTCGCCGACTTGTAGAAGCGGGAGCACGCGTCGTCACTCTGAACTTTGGTCGTTGGGATTTCCACTCCGATAACTTCAAAGGCTGCAAAAACACCCACTTCCCGTATTTCGATCAAGGGATCCATGCTTTAATTACCGATCTGCACCAGCGAGGACTGGATAAAGACGTTGCGGTGGTGGCCTGGGGCGAGTTTGGTCGTACCCCACGTATTAATAAGGATGCTGGCCGCGACCACTGGCCACAGGTTGGTGGTGCCCTGATTGCAGGTGGGGGCTTCAAAACGGGTCAGGTCATTGGTTCTACTGATCGCGACGGTGCGGCAATTCGCACTAGACCGGTCCATTTTGGGGAAGTTCACGCCACGTTATACCACCACTTTGGGATTGATCCCCGCAAAGTAACCATTAACGATTACACTGGTCGTCCTCAGTATCTCGTTGATGATTGGCAACCACTGAAAGAAATTCTTTAA
- a CDS encoding PD-(D/E)XK nuclease family protein, whose amino-acid sequence MALRDSQLALYQRCPRRFFYTHVLEIGGRRSETSFMKMHDAVQKVIDVATVAEDGEFSREKFDAAFEEAWVSHGPADHGYSKEYKQIALGLIRYLEESTKGYKVQPSPQLRLPVSGGCGGEVVITPDQVVSHPSGQVIMRKVRTGHRSDKENDGIAAAVFHLAATAHTPGCKVELVHLSDAEVTPIQMSATVLRNRQATVTTISENIRAGHFPLEEGTACPRCPAFFVCGRLPSGPLVKKISG is encoded by the coding sequence ATGGCCCTGCGTGATAGCCAGTTGGCTCTATACCAACGATGTCCCAGGCGTTTCTTCTACACCCACGTTCTTGAAATCGGCGGCCGTCGATCAGAAACATCATTTATGAAAATGCACGATGCGGTTCAGAAGGTGATCGACGTTGCCACGGTTGCGGAGGATGGAGAGTTTTCCCGCGAGAAGTTCGACGCTGCCTTTGAAGAGGCTTGGGTCAGCCACGGCCCCGCCGATCACGGCTACTCTAAGGAATACAAGCAGATTGCGTTAGGTCTAATTCGCTACCTGGAGGAATCCACCAAGGGCTACAAGGTCCAACCCTCACCTCAATTGCGGCTTCCCGTGTCCGGGGGCTGTGGAGGAGAGGTCGTCATCACCCCGGATCAAGTGGTGAGTCACCCAAGTGGCCAGGTTATAATGCGTAAAGTGCGAACCGGGCACCGTTCGGACAAGGAAAACGACGGTATTGCTGCTGCGGTCTTTCATCTCGCGGCAACGGCACATACGCCCGGATGCAAGGTGGAACTCGTCCACCTCAGTGACGCTGAAGTTACGCCTATCCAAATGTCGGCAACAGTCCTTCGCAATCGTCAGGCGACCGTAACGACGATATCCGAAAACATTCGGGCAGGCCACTTTCCGCTGGAAGAGGGGACGGCCTGCCCGCGTTGCCCCGCCTTCTTCGTCTGCGGGCGACTCCCTTCAGGTCCGCTGGTAAAAAAAATCTCCGGTTGA
- a CDS encoding ThiF family adenylyltransferase, protein MLRELFNLNLDLKRLRDEGYFAQIQGGLLLVREVPYVDSNQIVRRGTLISELALAGNRTKKPDHQVWFDGDYPCFPDGNPIKAISNETNNFKLGSGVSAKYRFSSKPEGGYTDYYHKLTTYAGVISGPAAVLETGATPRVYRQAEDEGDGVFNYIDTASYRAGIGTLSERLSEETVAIDGLGGSGSYVLDLVAKVPVQEIRLFDGDEFLQHNAFRAPGAPSLNQLREAPLKVDYFKNIYSQMHRNIVTYPNYLRAENLHFLDGVTFAFLCMDAGEDKKVSIKKLEDIGASFVDVGMGLQLNDGSLGGILRVTASTPQKREHVHGGRIAFTGGGAEDLYSSNIQVADLNSLNATLAVVKWKKILGFYRDVVNEHHCTYTTDGNLLINGDEV, encoded by the coding sequence ATGTTACGCGAACTGTTCAATCTTAACCTTGATCTCAAGCGGCTCCGCGATGAGGGGTACTTCGCCCAGATTCAGGGAGGACTCCTCCTGGTCCGGGAAGTGCCCTATGTCGATTCCAATCAAATCGTGCGGCGTGGCACGCTTATTTCGGAGCTCGCCTTGGCGGGCAACAGAACCAAAAAACCCGACCACCAAGTTTGGTTCGATGGGGATTATCCTTGCTTCCCAGATGGAAACCCGATCAAGGCGATTTCCAACGAGACTAACAACTTTAAACTTGGGAGTGGCGTAAGTGCCAAATACCGTTTTTCCAGCAAACCAGAGGGCGGGTATACTGACTACTACCATAAGTTGACGACGTACGCTGGCGTCATATCTGGTCCAGCAGCAGTGCTTGAAACTGGAGCCACTCCGCGAGTTTATCGACAAGCGGAAGATGAAGGTGACGGGGTCTTCAACTACATTGACACTGCTTCCTACCGAGCCGGAATCGGGACACTCAGCGAGCGACTTTCCGAAGAAACTGTGGCTATTGATGGCTTAGGCGGCAGTGGTTCATACGTCTTGGACTTGGTGGCGAAAGTGCCGGTGCAGGAGATCAGGTTGTTTGACGGAGATGAATTTCTGCAACACAACGCTTTCCGCGCTCCCGGTGCACCATCCTTGAACCAATTGCGGGAAGCACCGCTTAAAGTTGACTATTTCAAAAACATCTACTCGCAGATGCATCGGAACATCGTCACCTATCCAAACTATCTTCGGGCGGAAAACCTTCACTTCCTTGATGGTGTTACGTTCGCTTTCTTGTGCATGGACGCCGGGGAAGACAAGAAGGTCAGTATCAAAAAACTCGAAGATATCGGAGCATCGTTCGTCGATGTCGGGATGGGCCTTCAGCTAAACGACGGCTCCCTCGGCGGAATCCTACGGGTAACGGCTAGTACGCCACAAAAGCGAGAGCATGTCCATGGAGGTCGTATTGCATTCACTGGCGGCGGGGCAGAAGATCTGTATTCTTCGAACATTCAGGTCGCCGACCTGAACTCGCTTAACGCGACGTTGGCGGTCGTCAAATGGAAGAAAATCCTGGGATTCTATCGCGATGTGGTAAACGAACACCACTGCACCTACACAACTGACGGCAACCTCCTTATTAATGGGGATGAAGTATGA
- a CDS encoding multiubiquitin domain-containing protein → MTEVTQTGETEPEVPLHGNRSFRILVSNESLEFHPSTLDDPVPLGRQILSVAGYEPLREYSLFAILPSGDFEDVRLDEPFDIRGKGVERFVAFRSDRSFRLTLNDREIRWGFSTIPGSALYALAKPSDEEAIFLDVRGGQHRLIEPCDAVELADIGVERLYTAPHPPQTYEIIVNGRLRTVTGNIVTFDQIVQLAFPGAHDSCVGFDVTYQKAAAQPPVGQLGPTGSIKIKKGTVFNVTRTVQS, encoded by the coding sequence ATGACTGAAGTAACGCAAACTGGAGAGACCGAACCTGAAGTTCCTCTCCATGGGAACCGATCGTTTCGCATCCTTGTGAGCAACGAGTCCCTCGAATTTCATCCCAGTACTCTCGACGACCCGGTGCCCTTGGGACGTCAAATTCTCTCAGTGGCAGGATACGAGCCACTTCGTGAGTACAGCCTCTTTGCGATCCTACCTTCGGGCGACTTCGAGGATGTGCGGCTTGATGAGCCGTTTGACATTCGCGGGAAAGGTGTCGAGCGATTCGTGGCTTTTCGCTCCGACCGCAGCTTCCGGCTCACCCTGAACGACCGCGAGATTCGCTGGGGTTTTTCGACCATTCCCGGATCGGCCCTCTATGCTCTCGCCAAGCCTTCTGATGAAGAGGCCATCTTCCTTGATGTCCGTGGGGGACAGCACCGGCTCATCGAACCTTGCGATGCGGTTGAACTGGCCGACATCGGCGTCGAGCGGCTTTACACCGCACCGCATCCGCCACAGACCTACGAAATCATCGTCAATGGAAGGCTCCGCACTGTAACTGGCAACATTGTGACGTTCGACCAAATCGTCCAACTTGCGTTTCCGGGTGCACACGACAGCTGCGTCGGTTTCGACGTGACTTATCAGAAGGCTGCTGCCCAGCCACCTGTTGGACAACTGGGACCAACTGGCTCAATCAAAATCAAAAAAGGAACCGTATTCAATGTTACGCGAACTGTTCAATCTTAA
- a CDS encoding DUF6527 family protein — translation MMLSLEHRFVHLIPETLEPGILYISLEYMTASHLCCCGCGEEVVTPFSPVSWKMIYNGESISLVPSIGNWNLRCRSHYIIDRGRIIVASPWTDEQIAMAQIRETEVKLGYYEKPLIHQANPASTNDIATNISKVGFWGSLLRYWFRKDK, via the coding sequence ATGATGCTTTCACTCGAGCACCGATTCGTCCATTTGATACCTGAAACACTGGAACCGGGTATACTATACATTTCACTTGAATATATGACTGCCTCGCATCTTTGCTGCTGTGGATGTGGAGAGGAAGTTGTCACCCCGTTTTCGCCGGTTAGTTGGAAGATGATATACAATGGTGAATCGATCTCCTTGGTGCCATCCATCGGCAATTGGAACTTACGATGTCGGTCGCACTACATTATAGATCGAGGGAGAATTATTGTTGCATCTCCTTGGACGGATGAACAAATTGCAATGGCTCAGATACGTGAGACAGAAGTTAAGCTAGGATATTACGAAAAGCCACTAATTCATCAAGCAAATCCAGCTTCAACCAATGATATTGCAACAAATATTTCGAAAGTAGGTTTTTGGGGGAGTCTACTGCGATATTGGTTTCGAAAAGACAAATGA